The window CTACTACTACACTACAGGAAAGAAGTGTCAGCTAGTCGTAGTACTTTGAAAACCTAAAAttcttattttaatttatagtCAACTACTTGTACCTATAAACAATGTGTTGTAGAGCATAAAGCTGTATGAAACACATTTGCAAAGACTACTGTATACTATAGCTGCATTTTTGATTGCAGACAAAAAAACGAAAACGTTTGGAGCCAACTCAAAAGTAACAGTTTTGTGATGTGCATAGTCACCATATACTCAGCAAAAGTTCACTTCTCTTCTAATTCTAGAGGCCATATACGTCTACATCTAAAATGCAGCACCATCACATCCCACAAAGTCCAATgcaatgaacaaacaaacaattctaCCATTAACAATTCAAACACTCATCTGGATGTATAAACTTTGTGTCCAAACCAGACGGCATCTCTCAATTACAGCTTAGAAAACGTTGGCTTCGTTTTAGTTAGAAAAGCTTGACCAGCTTTCAAAGTATCTTCAGATTGAATAGCAAACGAATTCCAAACactctgcaacaacaacagtccTCCTTGTAGTCGGAATGGAACAAAATTTCACtacagcatatatatataccgcATAGTCTAAACTCTCTGCAACAGTGTGGTCCCTAGAAAAAACAATATTAACTTTGGTTCCTTGAACAGCAACCGGGCTCTTGGATGCAATGTCAGCGGCCATTTGAAGAGCAGCATCAACACATGTTTGACGATCAGCCAGCACTCGACTTATAACAGAATATAAAACATTTAATACACATTCACTTCATTCAAAGCTGAATTCTGACCTCACCAGACCAAAACCACGTGCCTCATCTGAATGAAATACCCTAGCTGTATACGCTAGTTCTCTCACCAAGCTACATACAAcagaatgtatacatacacatgtgcatgcatgctcacactcacactcacactcacacacactcacactcacactcacacacactcacaccccTCCCCCACACACCATCCATTCATCCATCCCTTTGCTGTTTGTGCTCCATGATTACCATGAGGGTACAGGAGATGCTGGCTAAACACATCAAGTCTACACTGCTCGAGGTCTGTCTCGACAAAAACGCTGGTGATTATAAAGACCTTATTGTTTCTAAGTCTGATGACCAAACTGACATGGAATACTTGAGGCAGAAGAATGACAACATTGGTGACTAATCAAGCCTGCCCTGTTAAATGCCTGAAATGAACAGCCAGGGTGGTTACAGTGCAGGAGACTCTCAGTTTTTACGAGTTGCTGTTCACGCCGTCGTTTTCTGTCATCTCTGAGGCTATTCTCTTCGATTTCTGATTTCTTGTTAAAATGCTCTGCACTACGTTTGATAATGGAGCGCCAAGAGTTGCGCTTTCAGCTTTCTCCCTCCAGGACTCTAACAAGTTACACTGTTTGAGGTCACTAGATACAACATCATTCCAACAATGTTTCTGTCCACCAACATCATTCTTGCAACCAACAGGAGCAAACACAAGAAGCTGCTTGGGTAAGCAATCATTGGACATCCTTGAGAGATGTCCAAGAAAACGAAGACGACGTTGTAAGAGAATCGATGAGATCTCTTGCTGTTTAGCCATCTTGCGTATCGTAGTGTGACGCTTCTGCTCCCTGACCGAGATCCCCAATATAATTCAAAGAAACGAATCAAAAAGCACTCAAGTCGACGAACATGAGGCTCAAGGAGGATGGTGCACTCAAGACCATACAGCAAGGTCAAAAGACAAACCTTAGTGCTGGTCTTGATCTTACATTGATACTACAATATCCaagacagtgacacacacacacacacacacacacacacacacacacacacacacacacacacacacacacacacacacacacacaagaagtgACTAATCGTTTAACAAAACTTAGTTTAAAATTTTacaaaaacagacagcaaCCATAATCCAGTTGCTCCACTGACCTGTCATTGCCTACTATTTTGGGTAACCTCTGCAGAGTGCCGACGTCAGCAAGAACTCCAATGTCTACTTCCTAGTAAATAAAGTGCATTACAAGCATACTGCATAAAAATGTAGCATTAACTTCTATACCTTGATCTGAAACCAAGCATCCTTACTGCATAATCGTATATCACAAGCAGAAATAAGATCAAGACCTGTACCAAAACTATACAAGCATGTATATCATATTATGTTTCTTTAATGTCTTACATGCAAATCCCTgtcaagaaaatgaagaaTAGTTACATAAAAATACCTTATTCATTTAGGTGTCGCTGTTTTTAGATAAAGTATTTACACATGCCTCTACATTACAATAAAGAACCAGTATGAAAATCATACAAAAACCACTTCATCAGTGTAAAGTAGTTGTTTCATAAACACGTACATTTTGTAAATGTAGTTCTGAGTGCagttttacaaaaaaattcaGTAGTGAAGAGAAAAATGGCATTTACAGACAGCAAATGAACCTAAACATGGTGTAGCAGAATCCTCTCTAAGACAACTTGCAATATATCTATACGGTATGTGTGGTTGGCATTTCAAACACAAGTATTGTTGTCTTGATCAACAAGCACATGCTACCCAAATAGTTAAAGCATGTGACAGTGTAATTCACCTTCCCTTTAGTGTGAAAACTAAGGCCGCAGCACAATCAGTACCAATTTACTGTTGTTTGAACAACACTAATGCTTAACAAggccaacaacaacaattagtACAATGAAACTTCTCAGTTTAATAGCAGCATCTCTTTGTTACAGAAAGATAGTCATGTGAATGTTGACATCTCAGTGTGCAATGATTACAATTCAAATGCATTTGCAATGTGTGGAGACGAAGCAATTAACCTCCATACCTCCTCCAATGCATGCTGAGTGAACAGCAGCAATAACTGGTTTAGGAcactaaataattaacataaagtGCTATACAATGTTAGAGAAATTGCCATTAAAACTGACTTTTTCTACAGCATTGAAAGATTCCTGCATATCAGATATCAGCTTTCTAATCCGAAAACCTTTCCTTCCTGTATCCtcaatttcattagaaaacaGCAGAGATTGGAAATCTATTAAATCTAGCCCTATGTAGCAAATTCAAGCTGAAAACAGATAAATCTGCTAGTAGTTGGAAATAAAGTCAATACAGACCTGCTGTAAAGTGCTTCCCAGCTCCTGTTAGAACAACAGCCCTACAATCCTTGTCATTAGCCAATGAGGTGAAGCACTGATTCATTTCTCTAAAATTAAATCAACTCATATAACTgaccaagcaaacaaacaaacaaacatgcaaacaaacaagaaatccCACATTACTGCTACAAAGTAAAcgtaaaacaaaaattcaagtTAGGAAAGTTAATACGGCAACTTATTTAGAAGTTTaatttttcattaattaattaattaacaaacttgCTAAGAAAATGTTAATCATATAAATGCATTTCCATATACAACTTTAgtaatgtaatgtattgtattcTCTTTCATACTCTTGCAAACTACACTTCCCATGGCCATATATGCATGTTAAAaactaacaaaaaattaattaaaaacaagaaaacacagAAATAGTACAAATAGCAAGAATTTTCTGTTAGAT of the Corticium candelabrum chromosome 7, ooCorCand1.1, whole genome shotgun sequence genome contains:
- the LOC134181913 gene encoding delta(3,5)-Delta(2,4)-dienoyl-CoA isomerase, mitochondrial-like isoform X1; its protein translation is MLLRRAFTRKAAISVGLQELQLRKLSLSSKMGLSDAAGVGSYETLSVSRPRENVVHVEMNRPEKMNAMNVAFWREMNQCFTSLANDKDCRAVVLTGAGKHFTAGLDLIDFQSLLFSNEIEDTGRKGFRIRKLISDMQESFNAVEKCPKPVIAAVHSACIGGGLDLISACDIRLCSKDAWFQIKEVDIGVLADVGTLQRLPKIVGNDSLVRELAYTARVFHSDEARGFGLVSRVLADRQTCVDAALQMAADIASKSPVAVQGTKVNIVFSRDHTVAESLDYASVWNSFAIQSEDTLKAGQAFLTKTKPTFSKL
- the LOC134181913 gene encoding delta(3,5)-Delta(2,4)-dienoyl-CoA isomerase, mitochondrial-like isoform X2 is translated as MNQCFTSLANDKDCRAVVLTGAGKHFTAGLDLIDFQSLLFSNEIEDTGRKGFRIRKLISDMQESFNAVEKCPKPVIAAVHSACIGGGLDLISACDIRLCSKDAWFQIKEVDIGVLADVGTLQRLPKIVGNDSLVRELAYTARVFHSDEARGFGLVSRVLADRQTCVDAALQMAADIASKSPVAVQGTKVNIVFSRDHTVAESLDYASVWNSFAIQSEDTLKAGQAFLTKTKPTFSKL